From Desmodus rotundus isolate HL8 chromosome 12, HLdesRot8A.1, whole genome shotgun sequence, one genomic window encodes:
- the RPS19 gene encoding small ribosomal subunit protein eS19 gives MPGVTVKDVNQQEFVRALAAFLKKSGKLKVPEWVDTVKLAKHKELAPYDENWFYTRAASTARHLYLRGGAGVGSMTKIYGGRQRNGVMPSHFSRGSKSVARRVLQALEGLKMVEKDQDGGRKLTPQGQRDLDRIAGQVAAANKKH, from the exons ATGCCCGGAGTTACTGTAAAAGACGTGAACCAGCAGGAGTTCGTCAGAGCTCTGGCAGCCTTCCTCAAAAA GTCCGGGAAGCTGAAAGTCCCTGAATGGGTGGACACTGTCAAGCTGGCCAAGCATAAAGAGCTTGCTCCCTACGATGAGAACTGGTTCTACACGCGAGCTG CTTCCACAGCACGGCACCTATATCTCCGGGGCGGCGCTGGGGTTGGCTCCATGACCAAGATCTACGGAGGGCGACAGAGAAATGGTGTCATGCCCAGCCACTTTAGCAGAGGTTCCAAGAGCGTGGCCCGCCGGGTCCTCCAAGCCCTGGAGGGGCTGAAAATGGTGGAAAAGGACCAGGATGG gggCCGCAAACTGACACCTCAGGGACAGAGAGATCTGGACAGAATCGCCGGACAG gtggcagctgccaACAAGAAGCATTAG
- the CD79A gene encoding B-cell antigen receptor complex-associated protein alpha chain: MPGGPGVLQPPPGTIFLLLICAAGLGPGGQTLWVSSGPPSVTVNVGEEARLQCLYNSSHRDCTVKWWRVLQGNYTWPPQYQGLGKGPSSELTFPSAMKNDSGLYLCEVTENTTATTVKVRRSCGTYLRVREPTPRPFLDMGEGTKNNIITAEGIILLFCAVVPGTLLLFRKRWQNMKFGVDAQDDYEDENLYEGLNLDDCSMYEDISRGLQGTYQDVGSLHIGDVQLEKP, encoded by the exons ATGCCTGGGGGTCCCGGAGTCCTGCAACCCCCGCCTGGGACGATCTTCCTCCTCTTGATCTGCGCTGCTGGCCTGG GCCCAGGGGGCCAGACCCTGTGGGTGAGCTCAGGCCCGCCATCGGTGACGGTGAATGTGGGGGAGGAGGCCCGCCTCCAGTGCCTGTACAACAGCAGCCACAGGGACTGTACGGTCAAGTGGTGGCGAGTCCTCCAAGGCAACTACACGTGGCCCCCTCAGTACCAAGGCCTTGGCAAGGGCCCCTCCAGTGAGCTGACCTTCCCATCAGCAATGAAGAATGACTCAGGCCTATACCTGTGCGAAGTCACAGAAAACACCACCGCCACCACGGTGAAGGTCCGGCGCTCCTGTGGCACCTATCTCCGCGTGCGTG AGCCGACCCCCAGGCCCTTCCTGGACATGGGGGAGGGCACTAAGAACAACATCATCACAGCCGAGGGGATCATCCTGCTGTTCTGCGCTGTGGTGCCTGGGACACTGCTGCTGTTCAGG AAACGATGGCAGAATATGAAGTTCGGAGTGGAtgcccaggatgactatgaagATGAAAATCTTTATGAG GGCCTGAACCTTGATGACTGCTCCATGTACGAGGATATCTCCCGGGGCCTCCAGGGCACCTACCAGGACGTGGGCAGCCTCCACATCGGAGACGTACAGCTGGAGAAGCCGTGA